The DNA sequence GTCGCCCGCCGCATAGAAGACGACGTACTGACGTCCACGGCGCTCGAACACCGCCGGAATCCCGTCTGGGTTTGCTTCAAGCGGCTTCTCCCAGAGGACCCGTCCGTTGTCCTTGTCGTACACGCGAAGCGTGCGATCGCCGCCGGACGCGAGGAAGATCAGACCTCCGGCGGTGACGACGGGCCCGGTTCTCGGGCGATAGCTGCCCGTGTTGGTGATCCCTTTCGCCGCCAGCGAGGGAATGTTGCCGACGGGCACACGCCACTCGATCGTTCCCTCGTTCAGGTCGTACGCGACCAGCTCCGACCACGGAGGACCGATCGTCGGCAGGCCGTCCTCGGACAGCCACTGTGCTCCGATCCTCGCCCATCCCGGTCCGCGCGGCGCTAATCTCCTCTGTGGTGAGGGTGGAGTTCAGAGCCTTCTGGATGTCCGGGCTGACGGGTTGCGTGTTCGACCCTTCGATGAAGTCCACCGCCACCGCATCGGCCCTGACCACGGCTTCGAGGAAGGTGAGATCTGCAAGAGCGCTGGCGAGAATGCCGAATTTCCACTGCGTGAGGCGATCCTCACCCACGAGCGTGCGCGTCCGCCACGAGACGCGTTCCAGCGCATC is a window from the Luteitalea sp. genome containing:
- a CDS encoding PQQ-binding-like beta-propeller repeat protein — encoded protein: MGAQWLSEDGLPTIGPPWSELVAYDLNEGTIEWRVPVGNIPSLAAKGITNTGSYRPRTGPVVTAGGLIFLASGGDRTLRVYDKDNGRVLWEKPLEANPDGIPAVFERRGRQYVVFYAAGDEGGGSRTPAMFRPGKPEAQGYYAFALP